A single region of the Ciconia boyciana chromosome 13, ASM3463844v1, whole genome shotgun sequence genome encodes:
- the LOC140659100 gene encoding uncharacterized protein isoform X1, translating to MARLSVREHLDGILSDFEALKKSFEAEDGDEVPGSPPASPLPSGTGECHQPLQPGHQPHSGTAASPSPAPSPVLHSRLGTSLSASRANGTTGTGIARVASFQTRGGSAAGPGSDGESLRSSSSSLESPAPPQPPGTPPAAGPGLKKVPSHSSVFPAELEHPLRGAAASHGSLPALDLHIAEEPGMGTPPPDPPPWGTWSPASQPHTRQPSSSSSSSSLAPCDGTGVAPGLPTLPRGPGGRLLGGWDVAPCTLPRPQLRVSLGASPGPARRPPPLPRGQGEAAPAPAVPSPGRAEGLPPPPAPQAAPFKLVSQPQTVQVTSQPAFLGGLVLVPALGTPAAPGGAGANPPSARLAGPQGPCVAAVAAAPGEAADGGWAAVTPEHGSSLEPEERSMEPPAMPEEEVSLTVASGPAGCQLFGYVGIEAVLDQMKIKTMKTGFEFNIMVVGQSGLGKSTMVNTLFKSKVSRKASQPSQEERIPKTVQLQSITHVIEEKGVKMKLTVTDTPGFGDQINNENCWDPIIKYINEQYERYLREEILITRKRKIPDTRVHGCVYFVPPTGHWLRPLDLEFMRRLSKIVNVVPVIAKADTLTLEERAEFKQRIQEDLKTHAISVYPQEDFDQDPDDRALNDRIREKIPFAVVGADQEHQVNGKRVLGRKTKWGIIEVENPAHCEFPLLRDLLIRSHLQDLKDITHNVHYESYRVRRLNESNRPALNPLNGLPSKGEGGSDP from the exons atGGCCCGGCTCTCCGTCAGGGAGCACCTGGACGGGATCCTCTCCGACTTCGAAG CGCTCAAGAAATCGTTTGAGGCGGAGGATGGGGACGAGGTGCCCGGCTCCCCGCCAGCGTCCCCGCTGCCCTCGGGCACCGGCGAGTGCCACCAGCCGCTGCAGCCCGGCCACCAGCCCCACTCGGgcactgctgccagccccagcccggctcccagccctgtgctgcacAGCCGGCTCGGCACCAGCCTCTCCGCCAGCCGAGCCAACGGCACCACCGGCACTGGCATCGCCCGCGTCGCCTCCTTCCAGACCCGCGGGGGCTctgccgcggggccgggcagtGACGGCGAGAGCCTCCGCAGCTCGTCCTCCAGCCTGGAGAGCCCTGCGCCCCCCCAGCCGCCGGGCACCCCCCCGGCCGCTGGCCCCGGCCTGAAGAAGGTCCCATCCCACAGCAGCGtcttcccagcagagctggagcatCCCCTCCGAGGGGCCGCTGCCAGCCACGGCTCGCTGCCGGCGCTGGACCTGCACATCGCCGAGGAgccggggatggggacccccccaccgGACCCCCCGCCGTGGGGCACCTGGAGCCCTGCAAGCCAGCCGCACACCCgccagccttcctcctcctcctcctcctcctccctggcccCATGCGATGGCACTGGGGtggccccagggctgcccacGCTCCCCAGGGGGCCAGGGGGACggctgctgggggggtgggATGTGGCCCCCTGCACGCTGCCTCGGCCGCAGCTGAGGGTCAGCCTCGGCGCCAGCCCTGGCCCGGCCCGAAGGCCCCCGCCACTCCCCCGGGGCCAGGGggaggcagccccggcccccgccgtCCCTTCCCCGGGGAGGGCTGaggggctgccgccgccgccagccccccaGGCCGCCCCCTTCAAGCTGGTGTCCCAGCCACAGACGGTGCAAGTGACCTCCCAGCCCGCCTTCCTGGgggggctggtgctggtgccagccctggggaccccggcAGCGCCTGGTGGAGCCGGGGCAAACCCCCCCAGTGCCAGGCTGGCGGGGCCGCAGGGACCCTGCGTGGCCGCGGtggcggcggctcccggcgaGGCTGCAGACGGCGGCTGGGCTGCGGTGACGCCGGAGCACG GGAGCAGCCTGGAGCCCGAGGAGCGCAGCATGGAGCCGCCGGCCATGCCGGAGGAGGAGGTGTCCCTCACCGTGGCGTCTGGCCCAGCGGGTTGCCAGCTCTTCGGTTACGTGGGAATCGAGGCCGTGCTCGACCAGATGAAAATCAAAACCATGAAGACGGGCTTCGAGTTCAACATCATGGTTGTGG GGCAGAGCGGGCTGGGGAAGTCGACGATGGTGAACACCCTCTTCAAGTCCAAGGTGAGCCGCAAAGCCTCGCAGCCCAGCCAGGAGGAACGCATCCCCAAGACGGTGCAGCTGCAGTCCATCACCCATG TCATCGAGGAGAAGGGTGTGAAGATGAAGCTGACGGTGACAGACACGCCGGGGTTTGGGGACCAGATCAACAACGAGAACTG CTGGGACCCCATCATCAAATACATCAACGAGCAGTACGAGAGGTACCTACGCGAGGAGATCCTCATCACCCGCAAGAGGAAGATCCCGGACACCCGGGTCCATGGGTGCGTCTACTTTGTCCCCCCGACGGGTCACTG GCTGCGCCCACTGGACCTGGAGTTCATGCGGCGGCTCAGTAAGATCGTCAACGTGGTGCCGGTGATCGCCAAAGCTGACACGCTCACCCTGGAGGAACGGGCAGAGTTCAAGCAACGG ATCCAGGAGGACCTGAAGACCCACGCCATCAGCGTGTACCCGCAGGAGGACTTTGACCAGGACCCGGACGACAGGGCACTGAACGACAGGATTCGG GAGAAGATCCCCTTCGCCGTGGTGGGGGCGGACCAGGAGCACCAGGTGAACGGCAAGCGGGTGCTGGGCCGCAAGACCAAGTGGGGCATCATTGAAG TAGAGAACCCGGCGCACTGCGAGTTCCCCCTCCTGCGGGACCTGCTGATCCG GTCCCACCTGCAGGACCTGAAGGACATCACCCACAACGTCCATTACGAGAGCTACCGTGTGCGGCGGCTGAACGAGAGCAACCGGCCGGCACTGAACCCCCTCAACGGGCTGCCCAGCAAGGGCGAGGGCGGCAGCGACCCCTGA
- the LOC140659100 gene encoding uncharacterized protein isoform X2, with protein MARLSVREHLDGILSDFEALKKSFEAEDGDEVPGSPPASPLPSGTGECHQPLQPGHQPHSGTAASPSPAPSPVLHSRLGTSLSASRANGTTGTGIARVASFQTRGGSAAGPGSDGESLRSSSSSLESPAPPQPPGTPPAAGPGLKKVPSHSSVFPAELEHPLRGAAASHGSLPALDLHIAEEPGMGTPPPDPPPWGTWSPASQPHTRQPSSSSSSSSLAPCDGTGVAPGLPTLPRGPGGRLLGGWDVAPCTLPRPQLRVSLGASPGPARRPPPLPRGQGEAAPAPAVPSPGRAEGLPPPPAPQAAPFKLVSQPQTVQVTSQPAFLGGLVLVPALGTPAAPGGAGANPPSARLAGPQGPCVAAVAAAPGEAADGGWAAVTPEHGSSLEPEERSMEPPAMPEEEVSLTVASGPAGCQLFGYVGIEAVLDQMKIKTMKTGFEFNIMVVGQSGLGKSTMVNTLFKSKVSRKASQPSQEERIPKTVQLQSITHVIEEKGVKMKLTVTDTPGFGDQINNENCWDPIIKYINEQYERYLREEILITRKRKIPDTRVHGCVYFVPPTGHWLRPLDLEFMRRLSKIVNVVPVIAKADTLTLEERAEFKQRIQEDLKTHAISVYPQEDFDQDPDDRALNDRIREKIPFAVVGADQEHQVNGKRVLGRKTKWGIIEENPAHCEFPLLRDLLIRSHLQDLKDITHNVHYESYRVRRLNESNRPALNPLNGLPSKGEGGSDP; from the exons atGGCCCGGCTCTCCGTCAGGGAGCACCTGGACGGGATCCTCTCCGACTTCGAAG CGCTCAAGAAATCGTTTGAGGCGGAGGATGGGGACGAGGTGCCCGGCTCCCCGCCAGCGTCCCCGCTGCCCTCGGGCACCGGCGAGTGCCACCAGCCGCTGCAGCCCGGCCACCAGCCCCACTCGGgcactgctgccagccccagcccggctcccagccctgtgctgcacAGCCGGCTCGGCACCAGCCTCTCCGCCAGCCGAGCCAACGGCACCACCGGCACTGGCATCGCCCGCGTCGCCTCCTTCCAGACCCGCGGGGGCTctgccgcggggccgggcagtGACGGCGAGAGCCTCCGCAGCTCGTCCTCCAGCCTGGAGAGCCCTGCGCCCCCCCAGCCGCCGGGCACCCCCCCGGCCGCTGGCCCCGGCCTGAAGAAGGTCCCATCCCACAGCAGCGtcttcccagcagagctggagcatCCCCTCCGAGGGGCCGCTGCCAGCCACGGCTCGCTGCCGGCGCTGGACCTGCACATCGCCGAGGAgccggggatggggacccccccaccgGACCCCCCGCCGTGGGGCACCTGGAGCCCTGCAAGCCAGCCGCACACCCgccagccttcctcctcctcctcctcctcctccctggcccCATGCGATGGCACTGGGGtggccccagggctgcccacGCTCCCCAGGGGGCCAGGGGGACggctgctgggggggtgggATGTGGCCCCCTGCACGCTGCCTCGGCCGCAGCTGAGGGTCAGCCTCGGCGCCAGCCCTGGCCCGGCCCGAAGGCCCCCGCCACTCCCCCGGGGCCAGGGggaggcagccccggcccccgccgtCCCTTCCCCGGGGAGGGCTGaggggctgccgccgccgccagccccccaGGCCGCCCCCTTCAAGCTGGTGTCCCAGCCACAGACGGTGCAAGTGACCTCCCAGCCCGCCTTCCTGGgggggctggtgctggtgccagccctggggaccccggcAGCGCCTGGTGGAGCCGGGGCAAACCCCCCCAGTGCCAGGCTGGCGGGGCCGCAGGGACCCTGCGTGGCCGCGGtggcggcggctcccggcgaGGCTGCAGACGGCGGCTGGGCTGCGGTGACGCCGGAGCACG GGAGCAGCCTGGAGCCCGAGGAGCGCAGCATGGAGCCGCCGGCCATGCCGGAGGAGGAGGTGTCCCTCACCGTGGCGTCTGGCCCAGCGGGTTGCCAGCTCTTCGGTTACGTGGGAATCGAGGCCGTGCTCGACCAGATGAAAATCAAAACCATGAAGACGGGCTTCGAGTTCAACATCATGGTTGTGG GGCAGAGCGGGCTGGGGAAGTCGACGATGGTGAACACCCTCTTCAAGTCCAAGGTGAGCCGCAAAGCCTCGCAGCCCAGCCAGGAGGAACGCATCCCCAAGACGGTGCAGCTGCAGTCCATCACCCATG TCATCGAGGAGAAGGGTGTGAAGATGAAGCTGACGGTGACAGACACGCCGGGGTTTGGGGACCAGATCAACAACGAGAACTG CTGGGACCCCATCATCAAATACATCAACGAGCAGTACGAGAGGTACCTACGCGAGGAGATCCTCATCACCCGCAAGAGGAAGATCCCGGACACCCGGGTCCATGGGTGCGTCTACTTTGTCCCCCCGACGGGTCACTG GCTGCGCCCACTGGACCTGGAGTTCATGCGGCGGCTCAGTAAGATCGTCAACGTGGTGCCGGTGATCGCCAAAGCTGACACGCTCACCCTGGAGGAACGGGCAGAGTTCAAGCAACGG ATCCAGGAGGACCTGAAGACCCACGCCATCAGCGTGTACCCGCAGGAGGACTTTGACCAGGACCCGGACGACAGGGCACTGAACGACAGGATTCGG GAGAAGATCCCCTTCGCCGTGGTGGGGGCGGACCAGGAGCACCAGGTGAACGGCAAGCGGGTGCTGGGCCGCAAGACCAAGTGGGGCATCATTGAAG AGAACCCGGCGCACTGCGAGTTCCCCCTCCTGCGGGACCTGCTGATCCG GTCCCACCTGCAGGACCTGAAGGACATCACCCACAACGTCCATTACGAGAGCTACCGTGTGCGGCGGCTGAACGAGAGCAACCGGCCGGCACTGAACCCCCTCAACGGGCTGCCCAGCAAGGGCGAGGGCGGCAGCGACCCCTGA
- the LOC140659100 gene encoding septin-12-like isoform X3 — MEPPAMPEEEVSLTVASGPAGCQLFGYVGIEAVLDQMKIKTMKTGFEFNIMVVGQSGLGKSTMVNTLFKSKVSRKASQPSQEERIPKTVQLQSITHVIEEKGVKMKLTVTDTPGFGDQINNENCWDPIIKYINEQYERYLREEILITRKRKIPDTRVHGCVYFVPPTGHWLRPLDLEFMRRLSKIVNVVPVIAKADTLTLEERAEFKQRIQEDLKTHAISVYPQEDFDQDPDDRALNDRIREKIPFAVVGADQEHQVNGKRVLGRKTKWGIIEVENPAHCEFPLLRDLLIRSHLQDLKDITHNVHYESYRVRRLNESNRPALNPLNGLPSKGEGGSDP; from the exons ATGGAGCCGCCGGCCATGCCGGAGGAGGAGGTGTCCCTCACCGTGGCGTCTGGCCCAGCGGGTTGCCAGCTCTTCGGTTACGTGGGAATCGAGGCCGTGCTCGACCAGATGAAAATCAAAACCATGAAGACGGGCTTCGAGTTCAACATCATGGTTGTGG GGCAGAGCGGGCTGGGGAAGTCGACGATGGTGAACACCCTCTTCAAGTCCAAGGTGAGCCGCAAAGCCTCGCAGCCCAGCCAGGAGGAACGCATCCCCAAGACGGTGCAGCTGCAGTCCATCACCCATG TCATCGAGGAGAAGGGTGTGAAGATGAAGCTGACGGTGACAGACACGCCGGGGTTTGGGGACCAGATCAACAACGAGAACTG CTGGGACCCCATCATCAAATACATCAACGAGCAGTACGAGAGGTACCTACGCGAGGAGATCCTCATCACCCGCAAGAGGAAGATCCCGGACACCCGGGTCCATGGGTGCGTCTACTTTGTCCCCCCGACGGGTCACTG GCTGCGCCCACTGGACCTGGAGTTCATGCGGCGGCTCAGTAAGATCGTCAACGTGGTGCCGGTGATCGCCAAAGCTGACACGCTCACCCTGGAGGAACGGGCAGAGTTCAAGCAACGG ATCCAGGAGGACCTGAAGACCCACGCCATCAGCGTGTACCCGCAGGAGGACTTTGACCAGGACCCGGACGACAGGGCACTGAACGACAGGATTCGG GAGAAGATCCCCTTCGCCGTGGTGGGGGCGGACCAGGAGCACCAGGTGAACGGCAAGCGGGTGCTGGGCCGCAAGACCAAGTGGGGCATCATTGAAG TAGAGAACCCGGCGCACTGCGAGTTCCCCCTCCTGCGGGACCTGCTGATCCG GTCCCACCTGCAGGACCTGAAGGACATCACCCACAACGTCCATTACGAGAGCTACCGTGTGCGGCGGCTGAACGAGAGCAACCGGCCGGCACTGAACCCCCTCAACGGGCTGCCCAGCAAGGGCGAGGGCGGCAGCGACCCCTGA
- the LOC140659101 gene encoding myeloid-associated differentiation marker-like, whose protein sequence is MAVATVNLRAVTSLVGIARLFAVVLSCLAFSLVASTGNFKGSYGTWCMFTWCFCFAVTLLVLVLELLELYPKLPLSWDDFTSAFSMLAALMIFTTSVVFPSTFISSPCSSNECARQAVATAVSCLCFLAYALEVGLTRAKPGDISSFLSTVPGLLKVFEAYVACLIFSLLDTYNLKAGLQWCVAVYSICFIVTLIIIISTIGRCLTYMSCPLEKMLVGYNALALVMYITATVLWPLYSFSEGTRPNSCGRNCWWDRRLGVTFLTIFNLIAYLVDLVYSTRMVFIRAPS, encoded by the coding sequence ATGGCCGTGGCGACGGTGAACCTCCGCGCCGTGACCTCCTTGGTGGGCATTGCCCGGCTCTTTGCCGTTGTGCTGTCCTGCCTTGCCTTCAGCTTGGTGGCCTCCACCGGGAACTTCAAGGGTTCCTACGGGACGTGGTGCATGTTCACCTGGTGCTTCTGCTTCGCTGTGacgctgctggtgctggtgctggagctgctggagctctACCCCAAGCTGCCGCTCTCCTGGGACGACTTCACTTCGGCTTTCTCCATGCTGGCAGCGTTGATGATCTTCACCACCTCGGTGGTCTTCCCCTCCACCTTCatcagcagcccctgcagcagcaacGAGTGTGCCCGGCAGGCCGTGGCCACCGCCgtctcctgcctctgcttcctCGCCTACGCCCTCGAGGTGGGGCTCACCCGCGCCAAGCCAGGGGACATCAGCAGCTTCCTCTCCACTGTGCCCGGGCTCCTCAAGGTGTTTGAAGCCTACGTGGCCTGtctcattttctccttgctgGATACCTACAATTTGAAAGCTGGCCTGCAGTGGTGCGTGGCAGTCTACTCCATCTGCTTCATCGTCAccctcatcatcatcatctccACCATTGGCCGGTGCCTCACCTACATGTCCTGCCCGCTGGAGAAGATGCTGGTGGGCTACAACGCCCTGGCCCTGGTGATGTACATCACCGCCACCGTCCTCTGGCCCCTCTACAGCTTCAGCGAGGGGACCCGCCCCAACTCCTGCGGCAGGAACTGCTGGTGGGACAGGCGCCTGGGGGTCACCTTCCTCACCATCTTCAACCTCATCGCCTACTTGGTGGACCTGGTCTACTCCACCAGGATGGTCTTCATCAGGGCACCTTCCTAA